One genomic segment of Ferrimonas sp. YFM includes these proteins:
- a CDS encoding DEAD/DEAH box helicase has product MLLFRLADVENNFDEATFARGKRYFEEEMVLQAELGPGGGTVHGTTLGRRDNQYDTSIEVRKNGSKASLESFCNCPVGQQCKHAVALLLTLLDQHHGHQDRYQAWLEKFSQIHPPKAAEPPADSALEGLFRIAPTVARDASAGESLTVEVGNCRRLKRGGFSKFTVKQLFNVATHQGDGWASDEVVTYSRLLLATRGNLWYRYAHLESELDRYAFEKLLEQGLAFWEEPGNTLTLGPSRQLRFHWEQDNQFHLHSSLDSGEPWILVPFTSPWYINLKDFSAGPLESELSTEVLHQLKRLPALPREQAVHFGDQIAQQFDQATLPHPIQTDYRTIEAPFTPVLKLLPSDEGIVSFFWFEYGDLILSPSVLERPQQTRFSDDRGHWQVSREGDREHQALELYRQMQLSEFEHPGLDAPKHSLAAYLKLATASTDLAFWQRLLSQHQAAIDGQGWRLEIDPSLPLLPHEIPAFDLSIEEGDNWFSLGMSVEIDQKQVELLPLLLTWLEQNSDWRGNEDPILLHREGAMPLRIANRAIRPVLAVLEELSTADGDKVRLPTHQAAVLEHLPGKARWVGGERIRALAHKLNHFAGIEEIEPPAGLQAQLRPYQQQGLNWLAFLHQFGFGGILADDMGLGKTLQTLAHLLTLKQRGQLTAPALLVCPTSLISNWRSESARFCPQLKVQVLHGQDRHSLFDTLGDYDLVITTYGLVGRDIEQFRALSFSLAILDEAQAIKSTGAKITRAVKQLAAGQRLCLTGTPMENHLGELWSLFDFVMPGFLGRESQFAQQYRKPIEKEGNGELKGELMARLAPFLLRRTKSQVAQELPAKTEMVQTIPLPGPQRMLYEGVRAAMESRVRELLQSKGMAKSQIEFLDALLKLRQICCDPQLVKLEQAQGVQESAKLDFLMEMLPSMLEDGRRILIFSQFTQMLALIEQRMVEAGIPYSKLTGQTRKREEAINRFQGGEVPVFLISLKAGGVGLNLTQADTVIHYDPWWNPAAENQATDRAYRIGQDKPVFVYKLICEQTIEERVMELQQQKQALADAIYDKENQSLATGLTGDQLLSLFDAPDEE; this is encoded by the coding sequence ATGCTTTTATTTCGTCTTGCGGATGTAGAGAACAACTTCGACGAAGCCACCTTCGCCAGGGGCAAGCGCTATTTCGAAGAGGAGATGGTGCTCCAGGCGGAGCTGGGCCCCGGCGGAGGGACTGTGCATGGCACCACCCTGGGCCGACGCGACAACCAGTACGACACCAGCATCGAGGTGCGTAAGAACGGCAGTAAGGCCTCCCTGGAGAGCTTCTGCAACTGCCCGGTCGGGCAACAGTGCAAACACGCCGTCGCCCTGCTGCTGACCCTGCTTGACCAGCACCATGGTCACCAGGACAGGTATCAGGCCTGGCTGGAAAAATTCAGCCAGATTCACCCCCCGAAAGCGGCTGAGCCTCCCGCCGACTCCGCCCTGGAAGGCTTGTTTCGCATCGCCCCCACGGTCGCCCGGGACGCCAGCGCCGGTGAATCCCTCACCGTCGAGGTGGGCAACTGCCGCCGCCTGAAGCGGGGCGGCTTCAGCAAGTTCACCGTCAAGCAGCTGTTTAACGTGGCCACTCATCAGGGCGATGGCTGGGCCAGCGACGAGGTGGTCACCTACAGCCGGCTGCTGCTGGCCACCCGGGGCAACCTCTGGTACCGATACGCCCACCTGGAGAGCGAGCTGGATCGCTACGCCTTCGAAAAGCTGCTGGAGCAGGGGCTGGCGTTCTGGGAGGAGCCCGGCAACACCCTCACCCTGGGACCAAGCCGCCAGTTGCGGTTCCACTGGGAACAGGACAATCAGTTCCATCTGCACTCCAGCCTGGACAGCGGCGAACCCTGGATTCTGGTGCCCTTTACCTCGCCCTGGTACATCAACCTCAAAGATTTCAGCGCCGGTCCCCTGGAGAGCGAACTCTCCACCGAGGTGCTGCATCAGCTCAAGCGCCTGCCCGCCCTCCCCAGGGAGCAGGCGGTGCACTTTGGCGACCAGATAGCCCAGCAGTTTGATCAGGCCACCCTGCCCCACCCCATCCAGACCGACTACCGGACCATCGAGGCCCCCTTTACCCCGGTACTCAAGCTGCTCCCCAGCGATGAGGGGATCGTCAGTTTCTTCTGGTTCGAGTATGGCGATCTGATCCTCAGCCCCAGCGTGCTGGAGCGGCCTCAGCAGACCCGCTTCTCCGATGACCGCGGCCACTGGCAGGTGAGCCGTGAAGGTGACCGGGAACACCAAGCCCTGGAGCTGTATCGGCAAATGCAGCTGTCTGAGTTTGAACACCCTGGCCTGGATGCCCCCAAACACTCCCTGGCCGCCTACCTCAAACTGGCCACCGCCTCCACCGACCTGGCGTTCTGGCAACGACTGCTGAGTCAGCATCAGGCCGCCATCGACGGTCAGGGCTGGCGGCTGGAGATTGATCCCAGCCTGCCCCTGCTGCCTCACGAGATCCCCGCCTTCGATCTCAGCATCGAGGAGGGAGACAACTGGTTCAGCCTGGGGATGTCGGTGGAGATCGATCAGAAACAGGTGGAACTGCTGCCGCTGCTGCTCACCTGGCTGGAGCAGAACTCCGACTGGCGCGGCAACGAGGACCCCATTCTGCTGCACCGCGAAGGGGCCATGCCCCTGCGCATTGCCAACCGGGCCATCCGGCCGGTGCTGGCGGTCCTGGAGGAGCTCTCCACCGCCGATGGCGACAAGGTGCGCCTGCCCACCCACCAGGCCGCCGTGCTGGAACACCTGCCGGGCAAGGCCCGCTGGGTCGGCGGCGAACGGATTCGGGCCCTGGCCCACAAACTGAACCACTTTGCCGGCATCGAAGAGATTGAACCCCCTGCCGGGCTTCAGGCTCAGCTTCGCCCCTATCAGCAGCAGGGGCTCAACTGGCTGGCCTTCCTGCACCAATTCGGTTTCGGCGGCATCCTGGCGGACGACATGGGCCTGGGTAAAACCCTGCAGACCCTGGCGCACCTGCTGACTCTGAAGCAGCGCGGTCAACTGACCGCCCCGGCCCTGCTGGTGTGCCCCACCAGCCTGATCAGCAACTGGCGCAGTGAATCTGCCCGGTTCTGCCCCCAGCTCAAGGTGCAGGTGCTTCATGGCCAGGACAGACACTCGCTGTTCGACACCCTGGGCGACTACGATCTGGTGATCACCACCTACGGCCTGGTAGGACGGGACATCGAGCAGTTCCGCGCCCTGAGCTTCTCCCTGGCCATTCTCGATGAGGCCCAGGCGATCAAGAGCACCGGCGCCAAGATCACCCGGGCGGTGAAGCAACTGGCCGCCGGCCAGCGCCTGTGCCTGACCGGCACCCCCATGGAGAACCACCTGGGGGAGCTGTGGTCCCTGTTCGACTTCGTGATGCCCGGATTCCTCGGCCGAGAAAGCCAGTTTGCCCAGCAGTACCGCAAGCCCATCGAAAAGGAGGGCAACGGCGAGCTCAAGGGCGAACTGATGGCCCGGCTGGCCCCCTTCCTGCTGCGCCGTACCAAGAGCCAGGTGGCTCAGGAGCTGCCCGCTAAGACCGAGATGGTGCAGACCATCCCCCTCCCCGGTCCCCAGCGCATGCTCTATGAAGGGGTTCGCGCGGCCATGGAGTCCAGGGTACGGGAGCTGCTGCAGAGCAAGGGGATGGCCAAGAGTCAGATCGAGTTCCTCGATGCCCTGCTGAAACTGAGGCAGATCTGCTGCGATCCGCAGCTGGTCAAGCTGGAGCAGGCCCAGGGCGTGCAGGAGTCCGCCAAGCTGGACTTCCTGATGGAGATGCTCCCCTCCATGCTGGAGGATGGCCGCCGTATCCTGATCTTCTCCCAGTTCACCCAGATGCTGGCCCTGATTGAGCAGCGCATGGTGGAGGCCGGCATCCCCTACAGCAAACTCACCGGCCAGACCCGCAAGCGGGAAGAGGCGATCAACCGCTTCCAGGGCGGTGAGGTGCCGGTGTTCCTCATCTCCCTGAAAGCCGGTGGCGTGGGCCTGAACCTGACCCAGGCGGACACGGTGATCCACTACGACCCCTGGTGGAACCCGGCCGCAGAGAATCAGGCCACCGACCGGGCCTACCGCATCGGCCAGGACAAGCCGGTGTTCGTCTACAAGCTGATCTGCGAGCAGACCATCGAAGAGCGGGTGATGGAGCTGCAGCAGCAGAAGCAGGCCCTGGCGGACGCCATCTACGACAAGGAGAACCAGAGCCTGGCCACCGGCCTCACCGGCGACCAGCTGCTGAGCCTGTTCGACGCTCCCGACGAGGAGTAA
- the sohB gene encoding protease SohB, producing MEFLYEYGLFLAKAVTLVGAIAALIVVAAVMGRQQRPQKGELQLTNISHQLEDYEHHLEEMLLSKEQLKAKEKAHKKEEKAKAKEAKSKVDEPREGRVFVLDFKGGIEANEVASLREEITALLTVADKQDEVLVRLESGGGVVHGYGLASSQLARVRDAGIPLTIAVDKVAASGGYMMACVADRIVAAPFSIIGSIGVIAQLPNFNRLLKRSHIDYEQHTAGQFKRTLTVFGENTDEAREKFKEELEETHGLFKSFIAKYRPELELEKVATGEHWFATQALELGLIDELATSDHWLMQKAKDKEVLKLAFVIKKNLANRFGRGVSEALESVLSKVSELNQKSRF from the coding sequence TTGGAGTTTTTATACGAGTACGGCCTGTTCCTGGCCAAGGCGGTGACCCTGGTGGGCGCCATCGCCGCGCTGATTGTGGTTGCCGCGGTAATGGGGCGACAGCAGCGACCCCAAAAAGGGGAGCTGCAGCTGACCAACATCAGCCATCAGCTGGAGGACTATGAGCATCACCTGGAGGAGATGCTGCTGAGCAAGGAGCAGCTCAAGGCCAAAGAGAAGGCTCATAAGAAGGAGGAGAAGGCCAAGGCCAAGGAGGCCAAGTCCAAGGTGGATGAGCCCAGAGAGGGCCGGGTGTTTGTCCTGGACTTCAAGGGGGGCATCGAGGCCAACGAAGTGGCCAGCCTGAGGGAGGAGATCACCGCCCTGCTGACCGTGGCAGACAAGCAGGATGAGGTGCTGGTGCGCCTGGAGAGTGGCGGTGGCGTGGTCCATGGCTATGGCCTGGCCTCCAGCCAGCTGGCCCGGGTCCGTGATGCCGGCATTCCCCTGACCATCGCCGTGGATAAGGTGGCCGCCAGTGGCGGTTACATGATGGCCTGTGTGGCAGACCGCATCGTGGCGGCGCCCTTCTCCATCATTGGCTCCATTGGCGTGATAGCCCAGTTGCCTAACTTCAATCGTCTGCTCAAGCGCAGTCACATCGACTATGAGCAGCACACCGCCGGCCAGTTCAAGCGCACCCTGACCGTCTTCGGTGAGAACACCGACGAGGCGCGGGAGAAGTTCAAAGAGGAGCTGGAGGAGACCCACGGTCTGTTCAAGTCCTTCATCGCCAAGTACCGTCCAGAGCTGGAACTGGAGAAGGTGGCCACCGGTGAGCACTGGTTTGCCACCCAGGCCCTGGAGCTGGGACTGATTGATGAGTTGGCGACCTCGGATCACTGGCTGATGCAGAAAGCCAAGGACAAAGAGGTGCTGAAGCTGGCCTTTGTGATTAAGAAGAATCTGGCCAACCGTTTCGGCCGGGGCGTGTCAGAAGCCCTGGAGAGTGTCCTGTCCAAGGTGAGTGAACTGAATCAGAAGAGCCGCTTCTAA
- a CDS encoding VolA/Pla-1 family phospholipase, whose product MRRLLLSTAVLSALALSGCSGDSYQEDSNKADPVKRYARVSFDPANGVVPLPNDLLFLGTPDGTLQIPAEVAGAPYTDPEAALGALDGWGTTQPIQLNIELLDGVTIDAASASQAGAVRLFAVTLGGALSPDAECSAAPSLSICKMGDELTWGVDYITTVSGSTVIAQPLKPLPATSAYLYMVSNQLLDSDGRAIEASETYKQLKLDISTKPLPEGSSRDLQALTNNYLGALASGHGIDPDTVNYTGVFSTQSVFNVLETTKQLVVSPDPAHDPFEPTWTQLPTPTGLTAAQILGLDPALGLPYLLADATDVFAAEIELPYYLTAPTPANPTISSTWNALGDSPIAVLQALQAGTLTLEKFSEQMVACGRDPVAAVEDPSEIVGCTINLDDGSPSDPARHLTRFNPVPAPKSRQAVAVQITMPNPAKLAALGIDVSMPDTGWPLSMALHGLSGTKETTLANVGPLTAAGLATIAIDMPLHGARGFDFNGDGVYEISATDPSLGAPFVNGSGLVFVNISSGLTTRDNFRQAVIDNLALRAAVTGLVMGQVGAGQPPLFDLTKVTLQGLSLGAITGTDVTTYANTPIAGVPAEMNPYTLQASSLTAPAGGLAGVFAGSPAFRPALIDALVGTLAEAAGIPKPEPGTPEYEALAKQAEEELIPPLMFSIQTQIESMDPINHGAALAATGSKVHVIEIIGDGAGNLPDQTLPPVVEGAPLSGGEPLIAAMGLGCIDTTTQGESVSGAVRFLKGHHSSLLSPNEIPGVTDGSAAAATAEMQTQVAGFAASNGMALPVTNADLVQPCS is encoded by the coding sequence ATGAGACGACTGCTGTTAAGTACCGCCGTCCTGTCGGCCCTGGCATTGTCCGGTTGTAGCGGAGACAGCTACCAGGAGGACAGCAACAAGGCCGACCCTGTCAAACGTTATGCCCGGGTTAGCTTTGATCCCGCCAATGGTGTGGTCCCCCTGCCCAATGATCTGCTCTTTCTCGGTACTCCGGATGGTACCCTGCAGATCCCAGCCGAAGTGGCGGGTGCGCCTTATACCGATCCTGAAGCGGCCCTCGGGGCCCTGGATGGTTGGGGTACGACTCAGCCCATTCAACTGAATATCGAGCTGCTCGATGGCGTCACCATCGACGCGGCCAGCGCCTCTCAGGCCGGCGCGGTGCGCCTGTTTGCCGTGACCCTGGGTGGCGCGCTCTCCCCGGATGCGGAGTGCAGTGCAGCACCTTCGCTGTCCATCTGTAAGATGGGCGATGAGCTGACCTGGGGCGTGGATTACATCACCACCGTCAGTGGCAGCACTGTGATTGCCCAGCCACTGAAGCCTCTGCCGGCCACCAGTGCATACCTCTATATGGTTTCCAATCAGCTGCTGGACTCCGATGGCCGCGCCATTGAGGCGTCCGAGACCTACAAACAGCTGAAGCTGGACATCAGCACCAAGCCTCTACCCGAAGGCAGCAGCCGCGACCTTCAGGCGCTGACCAACAACTACCTGGGTGCCCTGGCCAGTGGCCATGGTATCGACCCGGATACGGTCAACTACACCGGAGTCTTCTCTACTCAGTCGGTGTTCAACGTGCTGGAGACCACCAAGCAACTGGTGGTCTCTCCGGATCCGGCTCACGACCCCTTTGAGCCCACCTGGACCCAACTGCCCACGCCGACCGGCCTGACCGCGGCGCAGATTCTTGGGTTGGATCCTGCCCTGGGCCTGCCCTATCTGCTGGCGGACGCCACCGACGTGTTTGCGGCAGAGATTGAGCTGCCCTACTACCTGACCGCGCCGACCCCGGCCAACCCCACCATCTCCAGCACCTGGAACGCCCTGGGTGACAGCCCGATTGCGGTGCTGCAAGCCCTGCAGGCCGGCACCCTGACTCTGGAGAAGTTCTCCGAGCAGATGGTGGCCTGTGGCCGAGATCCCGTGGCCGCGGTTGAGGACCCCAGTGAGATCGTCGGATGTACCATCAACCTGGATGACGGCTCGCCGTCGGATCCTGCCCGTCACCTGACCCGCTTCAACCCGGTGCCTGCGCCTAAGAGCCGTCAGGCGGTGGCAGTGCAGATCACCATGCCCAACCCGGCCAAACTGGCGGCCCTGGGCATCGATGTGTCCATGCCTGACACTGGCTGGCCCCTGAGCATGGCGCTGCACGGCCTGTCCGGGACCAAGGAGACCACCCTGGCCAATGTGGGTCCGTTGACGGCTGCTGGCCTGGCCACCATCGCCATCGACATGCCGCTGCACGGTGCCCGAGGCTTCGACTTCAACGGTGATGGCGTCTATGAGATCAGCGCCACCGACCCCAGCCTGGGCGCGCCCTTTGTTAACGGCAGCGGCCTGGTGTTCGTCAACATCTCCAGTGGCCTCACCACCAGAGATAACTTCCGTCAGGCAGTGATCGACAACCTGGCCCTGCGTGCCGCGGTGACCGGTCTGGTGATGGGGCAGGTGGGTGCAGGTCAGCCGCCGCTGTTTGACCTGACCAAGGTCACTCTTCAAGGCTTGAGCCTGGGTGCCATTACCGGCACCGATGTGACCACCTATGCCAACACCCCCATCGCCGGTGTTCCGGCGGAGATGAACCCCTATACCCTGCAAGCCAGTTCGCTGACGGCCCCCGCCGGCGGTCTGGCGGGCGTGTTTGCCGGCAGCCCGGCCTTCAGGCCAGCCCTGATTGACGCCCTGGTGGGGACCCTGGCGGAAGCCGCGGGCATTCCCAAGCCAGAACCTGGCACTCCAGAGTATGAGGCCCTGGCCAAGCAGGCCGAAGAGGAGCTGATTCCACCCCTGATGTTCTCCATTCAGACTCAGATTGAGTCGATGGACCCCATCAACCACGGCGCCGCCCTGGCGGCCACCGGCAGCAAGGTGCACGTGATTGAGATCATCGGTGACGGTGCTGGCAACCTGCCCGATCAGACCCTGCCTCCTGTTGTCGAAGGCGCGCCCCTGTCCGGTGGTGAGCCACTGATCGCCGCCATGGGCCTGGGCTGTATCGACACCACCACTCAGGGTGAGAGCGTTTCCGGCGCGGTGCGCTTCCTCAAGGGGCATCACAGCTCTCTGCTGTCCCCCAATGAGATCCCCGGTGTGACCGACGGCAGCGCCGCCGCTGCCACCGCAGAGATGCAGACTCAGGTGGCGGGTTTTGCCGCCTCCAACGGCATGGCCCTGCCGGTGACCAACGCCGATCTGGTTCAGCCCTGCTCCTAA
- a CDS encoding YciK family oxidoreductase: protein MLEYSPKKDLLKDKVILVTGAGAGIGRQAAISFASHGATVILLGRSVKKLEAVYDEIEALGAPQPAIIPLDMQGATEEHYRDMTDTIEGQFGRLDGVLHNAGQLGSLTPMDQVPLDMFEEVMKVNVTAQFMMTKALLALLKKQQKASVVFTSSGVGRKGRAFWGPYAISKFATEGMMQVLADELDGSGIRVNCINPGATRTRMRALAYPAENPQSLKTPEEIMPLYLYLMGDDSLEVHGQSLDAQPKK from the coding sequence ATGTTGGAATACAGCCCCAAAAAAGATCTTCTCAAGGACAAGGTCATTCTGGTTACCGGCGCCGGGGCCGGCATAGGTCGACAGGCCGCGATAAGCTTTGCCAGCCACGGCGCAACCGTGATTCTGCTCGGCCGCAGTGTGAAAAAGCTTGAGGCCGTTTACGACGAGATTGAAGCCCTGGGCGCGCCTCAGCCCGCCATTATCCCCCTGGATATGCAAGGCGCCACCGAAGAGCACTACCGGGACATGACCGACACCATCGAGGGCCAGTTTGGCCGCCTGGATGGTGTGCTGCACAACGCCGGTCAACTGGGCAGCCTGACCCCCATGGATCAGGTGCCCCTGGATATGTTCGAAGAGGTGATGAAGGTCAATGTCACCGCCCAGTTCATGATGACCAAGGCGCTGCTGGCCCTGCTGAAGAAACAGCAGAAGGCCTCGGTGGTGTTCACCTCCTCCGGCGTCGGCCGCAAAGGCCGGGCGTTCTGGGGCCCCTACGCAATCTCCAAGTTTGCCACAGAAGGGATGATGCAGGTGCTGGCGGACGAGCTGGACGGCAGCGGCATCCGGGTAAACTGCATCAACCCCGGCGCCACCCGCACCCGCATGCGTGCCCTGGCCTACCCGGCTGAGAACCCTCAGAGCCTGAAGACCCCGGAAGAGATCATGCCCCTCTATCTCTACCTGATGGGCGATGACAGCCTCGAGGTTCACGGCCAGAGCCTGGACGCCCAACCGAAAAAGTAG
- a CDS encoding EAL domain-containing protein, protein MKIRRYSMLMAALVFLFTLGLTLSATQTIDNYEAEKRRAKVYDFLSSAEERMVSEVAKIHSAIYLAASSIQRNHHDQPEVLKQRFHRLAYLILQNNPSVIGVDLAPDSRIWAVYPDQPHPGLGEDISGQHSTREAARLRRAVMGGPYPLYAGGTGLVLSQPIFVNDENQQSTTPSDGTRFWGFINAVMRFGNSKLLDGLNLLAGDSINYSLYCGNLISEHVYNNTGKPVEVGQSRSFLVNGLQCQLKAESLEEISHPISFVFILICGLVTSSLISLWILQQGNSKYRLEQQVAQKTQALLESELQFRELSERSLTGIFIITHGRFTYVNPRAADMIGYTPGELLALKDLSELIHYQDFLLIKDWLDAPKETSEEAGLGPHLHRRIRCFAKTGQTKHLEFYCVTTEYKGETAIFGSMLDVTTQVAAEKKITYQAYYDQLTGLPNRASFQQRLRQSISGGQNGRMALMFIDLDKFKTINDSLGHDSGDQLLKLAASRLRRTLRSRDFVARVGGDEFAILLDQYEDKDQIEHIAQRAIESFKEPFTLKDKKFYIGLSIGICLYPTDGADAETLLKNADISMYLAKGNGGSAYKFFDESESHLFYSKLDLENELRKALNQGGLHLEFQPQNSLVNGDIVGTEALVRWYHPIKGRIPPVEFIPVAEESSLILELDRYVLERGCRQLARWHKEGLDVRLAINISSAQLEKGDLLGLVRRCLAQHEIIPNRLELEITENSLIRNPEEAAATLKGLQELGVSIAIDDFGTGYSSFALLKDLPINKIKLDKTFIDSIETDDKDRKIINTIGELARSLQLQLIAEGVETETQVMRLLECGCYQGQGFLFSRPLSAADYQQLLRESRLIV, encoded by the coding sequence ATGAAGATCAGGCGCTACAGCATGCTGATGGCGGCCCTGGTGTTCCTCTTTACCCTCGGCCTGACCCTGAGTGCCACCCAGACCATAGACAACTACGAGGCGGAGAAGCGCCGTGCCAAGGTGTACGACTTTCTCAGCAGCGCCGAAGAGCGGATGGTTTCCGAAGTGGCCAAGATCCACTCCGCCATCTACCTGGCGGCCTCCTCCATCCAGCGCAATCACCATGACCAGCCCGAGGTACTCAAACAGCGGTTTCACCGCCTGGCCTACCTGATCCTGCAGAACAACCCCTCGGTGATAGGGGTGGATCTAGCCCCGGACAGCCGCATCTGGGCGGTCTACCCGGATCAGCCCCACCCCGGACTGGGAGAGGACATCAGTGGCCAGCACTCCACCCGGGAAGCCGCCCGGCTAAGAAGGGCGGTCATGGGCGGCCCCTACCCGCTCTACGCCGGCGGCACTGGCCTGGTCCTGAGCCAGCCCATCTTCGTCAACGACGAAAACCAGCAGAGCACCACGCCATCGGACGGCACCCGTTTCTGGGGGTTCATCAATGCGGTCATGCGCTTTGGCAACAGTAAGCTGCTCGACGGCCTCAACCTGCTGGCCGGCGACAGCATCAACTACAGCCTCTACTGCGGCAACCTGATCTCCGAGCATGTCTACAACAACACCGGCAAGCCGGTGGAGGTAGGCCAGAGCCGCAGTTTTCTGGTCAACGGCCTGCAGTGCCAGTTGAAGGCGGAAAGCCTGGAGGAGATCAGCCACCCCATCTCCTTCGTGTTCATCCTTATCTGTGGCCTGGTGACCTCTTCGCTGATCAGCCTGTGGATCCTGCAGCAGGGCAACAGCAAGTACCGGCTGGAGCAGCAGGTCGCCCAGAAGACCCAGGCCCTGCTGGAGTCTGAGCTGCAGTTCCGGGAGCTCTCCGAGCGCTCCCTCACCGGCATCTTCATCATCACCCATGGCCGCTTCACCTATGTGAATCCCAGGGCCGCGGACATGATTGGCTACACTCCCGGCGAACTGCTGGCCCTCAAAGATCTCTCTGAGCTTATCCACTATCAGGACTTCCTGCTGATCAAGGACTGGTTGGATGCTCCCAAGGAGACCTCCGAAGAGGCGGGGCTGGGCCCTCACCTGCATCGCCGCATCCGCTGCTTTGCCAAGACCGGCCAGACCAAGCACCTGGAGTTCTACTGCGTCACCACAGAGTACAAAGGCGAGACCGCCATCTTCGGCTCCATGCTGGATGTAACCACCCAGGTGGCCGCGGAAAAGAAGATCACCTATCAGGCCTACTATGACCAGCTCACCGGCCTGCCCAACCGCGCCTCCTTCCAGCAGCGGCTGCGCCAGAGCATCAGTGGCGGCCAGAACGGTCGCATGGCGCTGATGTTCATCGACCTCGACAAGTTCAAGACCATCAATGACAGCCTGGGTCATGACTCAGGTGACCAACTGCTGAAGCTGGCGGCCAGCCGGCTGCGCCGCACGTTGAGAAGCCGCGACTTCGTCGCCCGGGTGGGAGGCGATGAGTTTGCCATCCTGCTGGATCAGTATGAGGACAAGGACCAGATAGAGCACATTGCCCAGCGCGCCATCGAGTCCTTCAAAGAGCCCTTCACTCTCAAGGACAAGAAGTTCTACATCGGACTGAGCATCGGCATCTGCCTCTACCCCACTGACGGGGCCGACGCCGAAACCCTGCTGAAAAACGCCGACATCTCCATGTACCTGGCCAAGGGCAATGGCGGCAGCGCCTACAAGTTTTTCGATGAGAGCGAGTCCCACCTGTTCTACAGCAAACTGGACCTGGAGAATGAATTGCGCAAGGCGCTGAATCAGGGTGGGCTGCACCTGGAGTTCCAACCACAGAACTCCCTGGTCAACGGCGACATCGTCGGCACCGAAGCCCTGGTGCGCTGGTATCACCCCATCAAGGGACGCATCCCTCCGGTGGAGTTTATTCCCGTGGCCGAGGAGAGCAGCCTGATCCTGGAACTGGATCGCTATGTTCTGGAGCGCGGCTGCCGCCAGCTGGCCCGCTGGCACAAGGAGGGGCTGGACGTCAGGCTGGCCATCAACATCTCCTCTGCTCAGTTGGAAAAGGGCGATCTTCTGGGTCTGGTGCGCCGCTGTCTGGCGCAGCATGAGATCATCCCCAACCGCCTGGAGCTGGAGATCACCGAAAACTCGCTGATCCGCAATCCCGAAGAAGCCGCCGCCACCCTCAAGGGGCTGCAGGAGCTCGGAGTCAGCATCGCCATCGACGACTTCGGCACCGGCTACTCCTCCTTCGCCCTGCTCAAAGACCTGCCCATCAACAAGATCAAGCTGGACAAGACCTTTATCGACTCCATCGAGACCGACGACAAGGACAGGAAGATCATCAACACCATCGGCGAGCTGGCCCGCTCCCTGCAGTTGCAGTTGATCGCCGAAGGGGTGGAAACCGAAACCCAGGTGATGAGGCTGCTCGAATGCGGCTGTTACCAGGGCCAGGGCTTCCTGTTCAGCCGCCCCCTGAGTGCGGCAGATTACCAGCAGCTGCTCAGGGAAAGCCGGCTGATTGTCTAG
- the rluB gene encoding 23S rRNA pseudouridine(2605) synthase RluB, with protein sequence MSEKLQKVLARAGHGSRREMEAVIEAGRVSVNGSVAKLGDRIESGVDLQVRIDGHLVSVQTEDDVICRVLAYYKPEGELCTRTDPQGRPTVFDRLPQVKGSRWVAVGRLDINTSGLLLFTTDGELANRLMHPSREVEREYAVRVFGEVSEDNLRALRSGVELDDGPASFKRLIAAGGEGLNHWYHAVLSEGRNREVRRLWESQGLQVSRLMRIRYGDITLPKGLPRGGWTELPLEQVNYLRTLVELQPESRSLMDKDKQAARRKAKIKTGKIRRAVNKHSRGRGPKR encoded by the coding sequence ATGAGCGAAAAGCTACAGAAGGTGTTAGCTCGTGCCGGCCACGGTTCCCGTCGTGAGATGGAAGCCGTTATCGAGGCTGGACGAGTCAGTGTGAACGGCAGTGTGGCCAAGCTGGGTGACCGGATTGAATCCGGCGTTGACCTGCAGGTGCGCATCGACGGTCACCTGGTGTCCGTTCAGACCGAAGACGACGTCATCTGCCGGGTTCTGGCCTACTACAAGCCGGAAGGGGAGCTGTGCACCCGCACCGACCCTCAGGGTCGTCCCACGGTGTTTGACCGTCTGCCTCAGGTGAAGGGCAGCCGCTGGGTGGCGGTGGGCCGACTGGACATCAACACCTCAGGCTTGCTGCTGTTTACCACAGACGGTGAACTGGCCAACCGCCTGATGCACCCCTCCCGGGAAGTGGAGCGTGAGTATGCGGTGCGGGTGTTTGGCGAGGTGTCCGAGGACAACCTGCGCGCCCTGCGCAGCGGCGTTGAGCTGGATGATGGTCCAGCCAGCTTCAAGCGCCTGATCGCCGCTGGCGGTGAGGGATTGAACCACTGGTATCACGCGGTGCTCAGCGAAGGGCGTAACCGCGAGGTGCGTCGCCTGTGGGAGAGCCAGGGCCTGCAGGTCTCCCGTCTGATGCGCATCCGCTACGGTGACATTACCCTGCCCAAGGGTCTGCCACGTGGCGGCTGGACAGAGCTGCCCCTGGAGCAGGTGAACTACCTGCGTACCCTGGTGGAGCTGCAGCCGGAAAGCCGCTCCCTGATGGACAAGGACAAGCAAGCTGCCCGCCGTAAGGCCAAGATCAAGACTGGCAAGATCCGCCGGGCGGTGAACAAACACAGCCGCGGTCGCGGTCCCAAGCGCTAA